The segment GATATCGGCATATGCCGGAGGTTGTCCGGGGAAACAGCCGGGCCTTGAGTGCGTAAGGCATCACGAGCCAATTCCAGGGCAAAGCGAGGATTCCCGGCGGCCAGCAGCGTGATTGATTCAATGAGCTTGGTGCGGCCTGAATCGATTGTTGGGCCGGATGATGTGCCAGGTGCTGGGCCGGAAGCCAGGGCTTCGGTAACCAGGTCCGTGATGCGGGGCGTGGACAGCGGCTCCAGGTGCAAGGCCTGGCCCTCGGTCCCCCAGGCAGGTTCGTCTGGCGAAGAATCCGGGGCAGCACTTTCTCTTACCCCGCGATCCGTGAAGAGCATCGCTTTTGACCCGCTGGGTTCAAGATTCCTGAAATGACTCCGGTCTCTCTCACACAACCAATGGGTGTCGTCCAGGATCAGCAGTTCGTTTTCCGGTAATGATCGGAGGTGGAGCAGGAACGTATCCCGGTTCCACACGGTTGCGGATGAGGTGTCCAGAAATGAGGCCGGGGCCTGCGGCGGGAGGCATCGCACCAGGCGGACCATGCGCTTCCCGGCGTGGGCACGGTGCGCGAATTCCATGCAGATCCGGGTTTTGCCGCTACCAGGAGGCCCAAAGAGGACATGGGGGCCGGGGGACGATGTTTCGAGCAGGGCCGTCAGTCGGGCCAATTCCGTCTCGCGGCCAATGAAGGAAACGGGGTTTTCGCGACAATTCCATTGGAGGATCTGGGGAGCGTCCAGGGGGACTTGGGTTCTGTGGGGCTTTGCAAGATCAGCCCCGCATAACCGCAGCAGGTCCAAAAAGGCGAGGTCCAATAGGAGTGAGCCGCTGGGGGCCTCGGTCGCCATATTGCGGGCCAGGGCAATCGCGCTGCTGGCCATGACCTCGCCGGACCAGCCGCCATGACGGAACATGCTGGCCACGGCGAGACCGGTGGCCACGGCACCCTTGAGGCGACAGGTCGGCTCCTCGCGGTGAATGGCATGGGCCGTTTTCCACGCACCGTGCAAGGCCCGGAGGCAGTCCGTCTCACTGACCTGGTCCACGCCCAGGATCAGGTCGCATCCGGCTCCGCGCCAGGAAATGAAGATGTCGCCGGTTTCCTGGGCAATGGAGGCCACATTGCGTTTCAAGGCGCGCTGCAGGTTCGGGTTGTCCGTGTCCAAAGCCAGGCTGAGCACGACGCAGGGACGACGCTCCAGCAGGATGTCTTCCGAGAGGTTTGTCGGGGAGTGCACGGCCGGCCTTTCCTCTGCAGCGGGGCGTGTCAGGGCCTTGGTCCGACTGGTGACCTTGAGCTTGCGGAACAAGGCGACCACATGCTGCTTGACCGTGCCCAGGCCGATACCCAGCGCAAACGCAATTTCATTGTTGGACTTGCCCTGGCGGATCAGCTCCAGGACTTGGCGCTGGCGCGGAGATAATTTGGCGGAAGGATTGTCCTGCATCTGTTCGGCCGGGTGAGCTTAACAGTCCGCTGAAAAACTCCCAATTGCTGTGTCGCTACAAAAAGTTCAAACTCTCACGTATGAATTAATACGCTTCGATCTTGAACTTTTTTTGCTCCTTGCACTTGGGATTTTTGAACGGACTGTGGATAAGGACTTTTTCAACACTCAGTTAAGAGACAGGTGAAATATGTTGAAAAAACACGTCCTGAAACGGCTTTGACCATCAGTGCCAGCTTTTTGGAACAGAGCTGGCACTGGGCATTTCAACCCAAAGCGCGCCACAAGCGCTCGGCAAGGTGCGACTTCCTTTGGTCCAGCCGGGTGATCCCGGCTTGGACCGCATCCTGCAGAGCCCGGTCGAATTCCTTGCCGGTGGGGGAGCGGTCCAATTCCGGGAAATTGCCGGCGTCTGCGCAAGGCCGGTACTGGTCCATGATGTTTAGATAGGTGTCTGGAGAGATTTTTCGAGCCAGGAAGTTTAACCAGTCTTTTGTCCCGGCCAGGTTGCCGGGCATGACCAGATGGCGGACCAGCAGACCCCGGATTGCAATGCCATTTTCGTCCAGCTCCAGGTCACCCACCTGGCGATGCATTTCCCGGAGAGCCTCCCGGGCCCGCTGTGGATAATCTTCCGCCTGACAATATTTTTTCGCGGCGTCAGGGTAGAAGAATTTGGCGTCGGGCATGTAGATGTCCACAACGCCGTCCAGGAGGCGCAGTGCTTCCAGGCTGTCGTAGCCGCTGGAGTTGTACACCAGGGGCAGATGCAAGCCCAGTTCCGCGGCTATGGGCAGGGCTTCAAGGATTTGGGGAACGACATGGGACGGGGTGACGAAATTGATGTTGTGTACGCCTTGGTTCTGCAGTTGGAGCATGATCGCGGCCAGTTGTTCCGGTTCGGCCTCCGGAGCGTCCTCGCCGTGGTGGCTGATGTCGTGGTTCTGACAAAAGACGCAGGCCAGGTTGCATTGGGCGAAAAAGATCGTTCCGGACCCGCCGCTGCCCACCAATGGCCCTTCCTCTCCAAAGTGCGGGCTGAAGCTGGCCACCTTGGCCAGGCGACCAATGCGACAAAAGCCCAGTTCCCCTTCGAGTCGGTTCACCCGGCACTGTCTGGGGCAGATGGTGCAGGAACGGAGTGACTCCAGGGCCGCGGCAGCCCGGTCCCGTAAGATTCCCTGGGCGTGGAGTTGAGTGTATCCTGGCTGTGGGTTCATAGGCACGCTCATTCAGTAAAATGTGGAAACAGATTATATTGAGATGGTTGCAATGTCACGGGGCAACAGGGAAATAGGCCGAGACATTGGCTGGGTGTGTTTTCATAACGGGATTGTTCTGAAGGTGGACTCCTGGCTTGACGCAGTTTGGCCAAAGATCAAGGGACAACGCTCTATCAAAGCGGTTTCATGAGCCAAGGGGGTTGACCTTGGCCGGGAACACGGTGAAAAAGAACACGGGCAAGCACGATCAATGTGTATTCAACAAATTCCATACATGGACCGTCATTATGAAGAGTCTGCGAAAATTTTCTTTTGCCGTGGAGGCATGGATTGTCGGAATCGGCCTTTTTGCCTTTTTGGGGCTGCTGGATCTCTTTGCAGCGTCCATCTTTTGAGTAAAGAAGTTGAGCGGTGGGCAATCAGTTCGAGCACTCCCTGAACTGGCCTCCCTCCGCCTGAGTGACCCGTTCTTGTTCATCTCACACCAAAAAAGGCCGCCCTTCCGGATCTCCTGGTCCGGAAGGGCGGCCTTTTTACCTTGTTCCGAAGTACCACAGTTGTGGAGCAGGAGGCGTCAATGCGGGCTAAAGCCCCCCGTCTCGGGAAAGCGCGTCCGCGTTGCGATATGCATGGTAAACGTCCTCGTTGAGAGGGTAGTCCCAGGAACCACTGCGCAGTTCAATGGTCCCGCCGAAGCCGGTCTTAAAGCGAAACAAGCCATAGAACGGATGATCCGGAGCGACCCCGGGAGATACTGCTCCCATGTCGTAACGGGTGCAGCCCAAGGATCGGGCAGTTTGCATTCCGGCCCAGTGCAGGGCGTGGGAGCCCATCAGGCGGCGATTGATCGTGGCTGAGGCGCCGTGCAGGAAAACGGCGGTCCTGCCGGAAATGGCGATGATCGCTCCGGCCAACAGATTCCCTGCATGCCCGGCCAGCAGAAAAAGCAGTTCCGATGTGCCGGGTTTTTGGGCGTGGGCCTGAAACAGGGCCGTGAAGTGACGGTACGCGCAGATCGGGAAACCGTTTCGGCGGGCTGTCTGACAGTACAACTCATAAAATGCGGGCAGATTGTCCGTATCGGCCCGGGCCACTGTGACGCCTTTGCGGTGGGCCAGGCCGATATTATAGCGGGTCTTTGGTTTCATCCCGGCCAGAATCTCCTCTTCCGGGCGGCCGATGTCCACCACCATGGAGCTGGCCACGGTCATGTCCATTTCCGCCTTGCGCAGATTCCAGTGTCTGGTACCGATGTTCATCCGCATTTCCCGGATGCGTGGTTCGGGAAAGGCTGTCCAATGTCCATCGCGCATTTCCCTGGTATACGATGACTGCCATGGCAGGTCATAGCGAATGAAAGCCACGGAAGGATCCAGATGCCGGGTCAAGGCTTCGGAGAGTTCTTCAAGGTAATGGCCGCGGCTGTCAGTTGGCGGAGCCTGTTCCGGCCCTTGGGGAATGAAGGCCCCCAGGCTGCCGTTGCCTACGGGGTGAAGCAGAACCAGGACATCTCCTCTGCGTTTTCTGGAGGATTTTTGGGCATGGGCATGCGCTCGGGAATCCGGGGCAGGAGCGAGAATGTCAAAGGCCATGGGCCGACAACCCAGGCGAGACTTGACATGGGCCCAATAGTCGGACTGGAAGAGAATGTCCGTGGGCAGCAAGGATTGGATCGTTTTGGGTGCAAGTTGGAGAGTCATGACTGTTTCTGGTCAATGTTGAAGGAGACAGCCTGGGCAGTAGGCCAAAATAAGGGGAAAACGACAAAAGGGTTCCGGTCAATCGACCGGAACCCTTGATTTTGCTTGGTAGCGAGGGAGGGACTTGAACCCCCGACTCTGCGGATATGAGCCGCATGCTCTGACCACCTGAGCTACCTCGCCCTTGAAGGGAGTGCCTCCCGAACAAGAATTTGGTTACATATAGATTTGGTCAGTTTTTGGCAAGAGTTCCTGGTTGGAAAAATTATTATTCGGTACGGACAAGGTCGATGGTCACGATTTCGGAACGCGCGCCGATACGTAGCGGTGGGCCCCAGGTGCCTGCACCGGTGGTCACATAAAGATGGCTTTCGGTTTGCTGAAAATGGCCGGCAATATATTTGTGTTGGAGGCGGACAAACCAATGGAAGGGGAAGATCTGCCCGCCGTGGGTATGGCCCGCGACCATCAGGGGGATGCCCAGAGGCACGGCTTTTTCATCCCAGGCCCAGGGACGGTGGGTAAGCAGGACCTGAAAGTGTTGCGATGAGAGTCTGGGGGCGAGGTTGTCAAGGTGGTGGATCATGAATTTTCGATCCATGAAGCCCCACGTGGGGTCGTCGATGCCAATCAGCTGAATGCCTGTTTCCGGGAGGATCAACGTCTCGTTGCGCAGCAGGGTGATTTCGGCCAGATCGTGAAACGCCCTGCTGTCCGAATAGCCGACATAGAACTCATGATTGCCCAGAACGCCAAACACACCAAGGCGCGATTCCAGTCGGGTCACTGCCGCGGCCTTGGGTGCCAGCCATTCCGGGTGGTCGTTGATCTGGTCACCGGCCAGGAGCACGAGATCCGGTTCCAGGCTGTTGATGACGTCCACGAGTCGCTCCACCCAGGCCTGCCGGGTCATCACTCCGAAATGGGTGTCACTGACCAGAACGATCCGGGTATTCTCGGTGACCAGTGGGGTTTTGATGGCTATGTGAGGTTTATCCCACTGTGTCGCGGCGTACAGGCCGTAAAGCACGATGATCGTGGCCAGCACCAGGACCATACCCAACTGGCGTGGTCCGCGGGGGAACCGGTGCGTCATGGTTGTCGGCAGAAACCTGGTCAGACCTTCCATAACCAGGCTCAGGAGTTGGAGCCAGAACAGATAAAAGATCATCCCCATCCAGACAAAAACCACCCACCACAACGTACGCACCAGCGGTTGGTACCAATCCGCCGGAATCAAGTAGGCCAGGAAAGGGGTCGCGGTCAGGAACAAAACTGCCGGCAAACCGGTGAGCCAGCTTCGAACCCCCAGCCCGAGCTGCACCCCGGCTCGGGCCCAGACAAGCAAATGCATGGCCAAATAGACTAGGCCGGCAATCAAAAAAAATGTCACTCATTCTCCTTGCAGACAGTTTTGCGGGACTGTTTGACGCATCCACGGCGTTTTTTCAGGTCCAGGCGGCGCTGCTTGGCCGCCCGAGTGGGCTTGGTGGCACGGCGCGGGCGGGGTGTCTGCCACGCTGCGGCGATCAATTCCGCCAGACGCTGCAGGGCATCGGCGCGGTTGCGCTCCTGGGTGCGGAATCGGCGAGCTTCGATAAGCATTTCTCCTTGCTCGGTCATCCGGCTGCCGGCCAAAGCGATCAACCGCCGTCGAACATCCTCGTGCAGCAGCGGCGTGGAGATGACGTTAAACCGCAGACGTACCGCCGTGGAAACCTTGTTCACATTTTGCCCCCCTGGTCCTGAACTGCGCAAAAATTCCAGCTCAATGTCAGGGGAACGTTCAAGTTGGTCGGGTGATGGGGGCGCTGGCATGGTCTGGCGGGCATGGCCTGGAAGAGGCGGAAGCAGGTGTCGAATCAGCGGTTGACGATCAAAACCGCTTGGCAGAACGATACCGGTTCAGATCGAAAAAGTCATCAGCAACGTGCAGCACATAGCAGCAATCATGATCGTATTTGCTCAAAAAGGCCGGGCAAACCCTAAATTTGCCTCTGCCCCTGGATTCCCACCTGAACGAGAATGACTGAAATGGCAAGTTCTCTCAAGCTCGTCATGCCCGCGAAGGTGGGCATCCAGGTCATGCTTGCCATATTTTATTGAGAAGTTTCTCGTGGTCTTTTCAACTAATTGAAATTAATGTTTTATTAGGTTGGTGTGTGCCACTTTTTTGAATTATCGATGAATACGTTATTCTCTTCATGTTCACCCTCCGTGTTGTGGACGCAATTTTCAAATGTAGGATCCAGTTTTTGATCTCTTCGTTCTGGTCAATCGCGGCTGTTTAGGCTAACTTTTCGTTTTTTTTCGGAGACAGAATGAAAACAGGATCACCCTTGAATGTGGTGGCTGCGGTGATCTGGCGTGATGGCCGGTATCTGGCCGTTCAGCGGCCTGCGGGGAAGCTAATGGCCGGATACTGGGAGTTTCCTGGTGGCAAGGTGGAGCAGGGCGAATCTCTGGAGCAGGCCTTGGTCCGGGAACTGAGTGAAGAGCTGGCTATCACCGCTGTGGACTTTTTCCTATGGCGACAGGTCGCACATGCATACCCGGACCTGGAAGTTCTTTTGCACGTTTTCTGGGTAACATCCTTTCATGGAAAGCCGTTGCCGCTGGAGAATCAGTCCATGCTGTGGGTTGAGCCAGGGGGTGAGTTGCCTCCTTTTCTGCAAGCCGATTTGGAGATTGTTGCGGAGTTGGCAACGGTGTCATTGTCGCGAATCTGACCGGGAGCAACGCTTATGGCCATATTTATCTACAAAGGTCGCAACAAGGTAGGTCGCAGGGTCAAGGGGGATTTTGATGCCCCGACCCTGGAAATGGCGGAGAACGCCCTGCGCCGTCGCGGATTCACTCAGCTCAAGGTCAAGCCCAAGCCCAAGGATTTGCTGGAGGGCACATTTCTTGAGGGGCGGATTACCGACAGGGACATGGTTGTTTTCAGCCGACAGTTTTCCACAATGATCAACGCCGGGGTACCCATTCTGCAGTCCCTGCAGATCATGTGCGAGCAGACGGAAAACAAGCTCTTGCGTCGGGTTCTGTATTCCGTGCGCAACGACATTGAGGGAGGCAGTTCCCTGTTCGATGCCATGCGCAAGCATCCCAAGGTGTTCACCGACCTGTACGCCAATATGGTCAACGCCGGAGAAGCCGGCGGCGTGTTGGACGTTATTCTGCTCCGCTTGGCGGACTATCTGGAAAAAGCGGCCAGACTCAAGGCCAAGGTCAAGTCCGCCATGGTCTACCCGGCCGTGGTGGTCACGGTGGCTGTTGCGGTTATCGCCATCATCCTGATGTTCGTCATCCCGACATTTGAAACCATGTTCGCGGATTTCGGCGCGGCCCTGCCTTTGCCGACCCAAATCGTCATCAACATGAGCCGGTTCACGCAGGACAACATAGTATATATGATTGTTGGCGCCGTAGCCTTTGCGATCATCGCCAAAAGGCTGTACCGGATTGAGCGGTTCAAGATCATGGTGGACTTCTGGGTGTTAACCCTTCCTGTTTTCGGCCCGTTGTTGCGCAAGGTCGCCGTGGCCCGATTCGGGCGAACTTTGAGCACGATGGTTTCCAGCGGGGTGCCGATTCTGGGCGCCCTGGATATCGTCGCCCGCACCTCCGGTAACAAGACAGTGGAGCGAGGCGTCCTGGAATCCAAGAAAAGTATTGCCGAGGGGCAGACGCTGGCCGACCCCTTGGAGGCAACCGGTGTTTTTCCGCCCATGGTCGTTCAGATGATTTCCATTGGCGAAACGACCGGGAATTTGGATCACATGCTGGCCAAGATCGCCGACTTCTACGACAATGAAGTAGATGTGGCCGTGGAGACGTTGACCTCGTTGTTGGAGCCAATAATGATCGTCTTTCTCGGAGTCGTGGTGGGAGGCCTAGTGGTGAGCATGTATTTGCCGATCTTTCAGATCGGTGAGACCATCATGTAGACAAAGCCGTTTGCATGGCGGAAGGACGTTTCTGACCAGCCAGTTGAAACGAATTGGAGCGAAGAGTGAAGATCAGAGAATTGTTGGAAAAACCATTGCGGTCAAAGATTTCCCTGGAATTTTTCCCTCCCAAGGATCGGGCCAACTGGCCGAAGTTTTTCAATACCGTCCAGAAACTGCAGGCTGTTGACCCGCTGTTCGTCTCGGTAACCTATGGTGCGGGTGGCAGCACGCAGGCTGCAACCCTGGAAATCGTGACCACCCTGAAACGGGACTTTGGCATGGAGCCCATGGCGCACCTGACGTGCGTCGGGGCCTCCAGCGAGGCTTTACGCGAGTTTTTGGATGACCTGATCCGGGCCGACGTGCGCAATGTCATGGCGCTGCGAGGTGATCCGCCCCAAGGGGAAAGCAAGTTCATTCCCTCGGACGATGGGTTTCGGTACGCATCCGATTTGGTGCAATTCATTGCCGTGCGTTATCCGGATATCGGCATCGGTGTGGCCGGCTACCCAGAGGGACATCCCGAGGCTGTGGGGCTGAAAGAGGATTTGGATTTCCTGCGAATGAAGCTGGCACTGGGAGGTGACTTCGTGGTGACCCAACTCTTTTTTGACAATGCCGTCTACTGGGACTTTGTGCGTCGCGCTCAGGCCATTGGAGTGAATAAGCCCATTGTGCCCGGGATCATGCCGATATTCAGTCTGAAGTTCATTCAGCGGATAACCTCCATGTGCGGATCGAGCCTGCCATCCGGATTTATGCGGGATTTGGAAGAAGCCGACGCGAAAGGCGGGGACGCGGCGGTCCAGGATGTGGGGATGGCCCATGCCGCCGGCCAGATCCAGGATCTTTTGGACAATGGTGTTCCGGCTGTGCATCTGTACACCATGAACCGGTCCGACGGATGTCTGCGGATCCTGGAGCAGGTGCGGTGCTGAGAGGGCATTGGCCACGACACTGATTTTAGCCGTGAACAGATTTGGGCTCCTTATCGAAATGGAGAACAAAAAACACATCGTCCGCGGCATAGCCATGCCGCCGTCGACGACCTGTCCGATGGAAAACAAGGAGTAAAAAAATATGCATGCCAAGCAGTTGCGAGTCGGAGTGGTGGGTGCCACCGGAGCAGTGGGCCGGGAGATGCTGAAGATCCTGGAGCAGCGTACGTTTCCCGCTGGGATTGTCCGCGCCCTGGCGTCATCCCGATCCGCCGGCCGGGAAATCCCCTTTATGGGTGGACAGCTGACCGTGGAGGAACTTGGAGAAGATTCGTTTCATGACCTGGATCTGGCCTTGTTTTCCGCCGGAGGGAGCATTTCCGAGCAATACGCCCCCATCGCGGCCCGATCCGGATGCGTGGTGGTGGATAATTCCAGCGCCTGGCGCATGGACCCGGAGGTGCCTCTGGTGGTTCCGGAAGTGAATCCGGATGATCTGGCGTGGCACAAAGGAATCATCGCCAATCCCAATTGTTCGACAATCCAGATGGTCGTGGTGCTCAAGCCCTTGCACGACGCGGGAAAGATCAAGCGCGTGGTGGTCTCCACCTACCAGGCTGTTTCCGGAACCGGGCAGAAGGCCATCGAGGAGTTGGAGTCCCAGGTGCGCCAGATGTTCAACATGCAGGAGCCCGAAGCAAAGGTTTATCCGCACCAGATAGCCTTCAACTGCCTGCCGCATATCGATGTGTTTCTGGATAACGACTATACCAGGGAAGAGATGAAAATGGTCCTGGAAACCCGAAAGATCATGGGTGATGCGGACATCCGGTTGACGGCCACGACGGTCCGGGTGCCGGTCTTCTACGGTCACAGCGAGTCCGTCAACGTCGAAACGGAGAAAAAGATCTCCGCGGCCGAGGCCCGGGGCATCCTCAGTCAGGCGCCCGGCGTGCAGGTTTTGGACAACCCTGGGGAAAAAATCTATCCCATGCCCATCCATGCAGCCGGAGAGGATCTGACCTTTGTCGGGCGTATCCGTGAGGACGAGTCCATCGCCAACGGACTCAACCTTTGGATTGTGGCGGATAATTTACGGAAAGGGGCGGCATTGAACACGGTACAGATTGCCGAGGTGCTGGTGGACCGTGATCTGGTTCGGGTGTAGCTGGAAATTCGGTTTTCGCGGACCGTTTCCCGGGCCGCAGAATGTGTGGATGAGATAAATTCGAGGTGGGAAGAATGCTAGCTGTTGTCAATGATCCTAATGCGTATATGGAGCGGATGCTTCAGGCGCCCAGGCCGGGAATCAGCGAAGTCATGGCCTTTTACGACCACCGAGTCGGGGTGATCGGCACGGACCCGCGATTGATGCTGCTCCCCCTGGACGACCATATGGTGCATCGGGGGGACGGTGTGTTCGAGACCATGAAATTCGTGGAGCGTAAGCTCTACCAGCTTGAACCGCACCTGGAGCGGCTGAGGTTTTCAGCCCGTTCGATCCACCTGGACCCACCGTGTCCCTGGGGGGACATGAAGACCATGATTCTGGAGGTGGCCAAGGCAGCGAACAGCGATCAGGGCATGGTGCGTCTTTTGCTGGGTCGCGGGCCGGGGGGGTTCGGTATTGATGCCCGTGAGTGCCCCAAGGCCAGCTTGTACATCGTGGCCTATGCCCTGCATCCTCGACCTGAATCCGTTTATGAACAGGGGGTTACGGCCTCTCGTTGCTCCATGCCCGCCAAACGCGGCCTGATGGCCAAAATCAAAAGCGTCAATTATCTGCCCAACGTGCTGATGAAGCGGGAGGCCGTGCAGTCCGGCTGCGACTATTCCCTGTGTTTTGACGAGGAAGGCTTTCTGGCCGAAGGGGCCGTGGAAAACGTCTGCCTGGTGGACGCCCAGGGACGGTTGGTCGTCCCTGAGCTGAACAGTGCCCTGACCGGGACCACCTTGATGCGGGCCTTGGACGCGGTCAAAGATGAGATGCCGGTCATTTTTCGCCAGGTTGCCGAGGACGATGTCTACCTGGCCCGCGAGGTGATTCTTCTCGGCACGACCATCGATGCCCTGAGCGTGGTGCGCTTCAACAAGAAGCCCATTCACGATGTCCGGCCGGGTCCGGTGAGTCAAAGAATGCGTCAATTTCTCATCCAGGATCTACGGAACACCGGCATTGCAGTGTAGTCGGCGGTTTCCCTATCAGGCTTCAGCCTGGTGTCCCACCAGGTAGCGCGGCGCATGCTTCTGCTTTATCGCCTGCTGTTTCCGGTGGCTTTGTTGGCGCTCTTGCCGCTGTACCTGCCACGCATGCTCCGGCGAGGCGGGTATTTTCAGCATTTTGGCCAGCGCCTGGGACGGGTGCCAAAATTGCCTGCAAAGTCTGCCGGGGCGCAACGTATCTGGGTTCATGCCGTAAGCGTCGGAGAACTGCTGGCCCTGGGACCGTTGCTGGATCTGTTGCGCCAAGAACATCCATCGGCCCAGATCGTGATGACAACCACCACCAGCACGGGCTATGCACTGGCGGAACGCAAATACGGTCCAAACCTGACCTATCTTGGGTATTTCCCACTGGATTTTTGGCCGATGAGTCGACGGACCTGGGAACGCCTTCAGCCGGACCTGTGCCTTTTGATGGAGGGAGAACTCTGGCCGGAGCATTTGCACCAGGCCAGAATTCGCCAAATACCGGCCCTGCTGATCAATGCCCGGATCTCCGAACGGTCTTTTCGCCGATGGCGATCTCTCCCTCCTCTGCTGCGCACTCCTCTGGTCATGGTGACCACGTTTGTGGCCGCCTCGGACGAGGATGCTCGCCGGTTTGCTTTGCTGGGTGTTTCGGAGGACCGCATTCAGGTCGGCGGAAATCTCAAGCTGGACTTTTCACCTGCGCCGATCCTGGACCCGACTGCCTTGGACCTTTTGCGACGGGAGTTGGGCCTTCGTTCTGCAGAGGGAAACACGAGGAGTGTTCCGCCAGCCCTGGTCCTGGCTGGGGCGTCCACCTGGCCCGGAGAGGAGGAGATGCTGACCAGGGTGGTCCGGCAGTTGGAAGGCCAGGGTATTTCTTGTCAGTTGCTGTTGATTCCTCGGCATGCCGAGCGCCGTGCCGAAATCCGCAAACAGCTGAGCAAAGAGGGACGGCGAGTGCACTTTCGGACATCAGGGCCGGCCAGTGGCCCGGTGGACGTGGTTGTCGCCGACACCACCGGAGAGGTGGTTCTGCTGCTCCAAACCGCGGATGTGGTTTTCGTCGGTAAAAGCATGGACCCGCATAGAGGCGGGCAGAATCCGATTGAGGCTGCGGCTTTGGGCAAGGCCGTGCTCTTTGGTCCGAATATGCAAAATTTTCGGGCTGTTGTTGGCTCGATGCTCGAGGCCGGTGCGGGAAGGTGCGTGAGAGATGAGGCCGAGTTGGCCCAAGCTGTGGCCGAGCTGTTGGGATGCCGGAAGGCACGGGATGCCATGGGCCAAGCGGCTCGGCAGTGGCATCAGGCCAGCACCGGAGCCACACGGCGCACGGCGGAGGTGGTCAACCGTTTTCTTGGACCGGCTATTCCCAAGCCGCGTTGCTAGAGCATGTCCAGGATGGATGCCAGGGCCGCCTCCGCTTGCAAAAGGCGCATGTCTTCTTGCGGTGCGCGCAGTACACGGTTGGTTTGATCGTCTCCAGGATAGGGGCGATAGCGAGTCGGGCTTGTGGGGCCGAACAGGGCCAGGGTCGGGATGCCCATGGCCGCTGCCAAGTGCAGCGGGCCACTGTCGTTGCCCACCACCAGACAGGCCTGAGAGAGCAGATCCGGAAGCTCTGCCAGAGATGTCTGCCCGGTCATGTTCAGGAAACAGGCTTGTGTCGGCATCGAGGGGGAAGGCATGGACTTGGCGCCGGCCCAGACAACGCCCATTTCTGGCATGGTTTTGAGCAGCAGACTGGTGAGCAGGCCGTAGCCCGGCCAGTTTTTTTCGGGTCGGCTGCTTTCGGGAAAAAGCAGGATTGATCTTTTCGCAAGCTGTTTTGAGCAGCTTGCTCGTTGTTCGTTATGCAGGGCAGGGACGATGGGCACACCATTCTGCAAGGGGGATTCGTCGTGACAACCGGGAGCCCGAAAGGACAGCCGAGGCATGACGTCCCTGGGCAGGCCCAGCAGGGGTAAAAACTCGGCCAGGATTGCCACGGCGTGGACACTGCGATCCCGCGACGGCAGCGGAGCGCGCAGGTGATATGCAAACCGGGCCCCTTCACGTGCATCGCTGCGGCCGATGATCTTACCTGCCTTGGCTGAACGGGCAATCACGGCGCTGCGGGCCAGCCCTTGCATATCCAGTACATGAGTATACTCTCGTTGCCGCATTTCGCGGAGCAACCCCAGGAATCCGCGCAGGCCGTGATGGCGCTTAAAGAGCAGAATATTGTCCACCACCGGACACCTTGCCACCAGTGGTGCGAAAATGTCCCGGCAGACCCAGTCGATACGTGCTTGAGGTAGTCCAACTTTGATCATCTGGGCGACAAGCAGGCCATGGACAATATCCCCGAGGGACGAGGGTTTGATGATCAGAAATTTTGGAGAAGACGTTTCCATGTTCGATTCCAA is part of the Desulfonatronum thioautotrophicum genome and harbors:
- a CDS encoding glycosyltransferase family 9 protein — encoded protein: METSSPKFLIIKPSSLGDIVHGLLVAQMIKVGLPQARIDWVCRDIFAPLVARCPVVDNILLFKRHHGLRGFLGLLREMRQREYTHVLDMQGLARSAVIARSAKAGKIIGRSDAREGARFAYHLRAPLPSRDRSVHAVAILAEFLPLLGLPRDVMPRLSFRAPGCHDESPLQNGVPIVPALHNEQRASCSKQLAKRSILLFPESSRPEKNWPGYGLLTSLLLKTMPEMGVVWAGAKSMPSPSMPTQACFLNMTGQTSLAELPDLLSQACLVVGNDSGPLHLAAAMGIPTLALFGPTSPTRYRPYPGDDQTNRVLRAPQEDMRLLQAEAALASILDML